ACAGCATCTTCTGCACTTCGGTAAGCTGTATCATTTTCTTCTGTCAGATTTGAAAGTTCTTCTTGTAATGCCGTAATATTTTCCGAACGACTTACAACCTCTGCCTGCAACTGCAAAAACATAACACTGATACATACTGCAAAAATTGCTGCTCCTGTCAGAAAGACAGCATATACAGGACTTATACTCTGTGCACGTTTTCGATTTTTACGCACCTGACGACTAGCTTTCGCACTCTGCTTTTTCGGCTTTTCTATCTGCTTTGGCACTGTTTCCGGCTGCAAAGCTGCACTTCCATAGACATACATTCTTCTGTGCTGTCCAGCATAATATTCTGCTTTACTATACGTCTTCATACGTCCTATATCTGCCATTGCTTTTTGCCTTTCTCTTTCACCAGGCTCTCCCCTCCTGATGAAATTCTATTTGATATACTCCCTTTATTTTGCTAACAGCGTTCAAAAATACGTAACTTTGCACTTTTAGAACGGCTGTTATACTCTAATTCTTCTTCACTTGGAAGAATTGGTTTCCTTGTAATGACCTTTCCTTTTGAAACATTTCCACATACACATACCGGAAAATGCGATGGACATATGCAAGGATTTTCATTTTTTCGAAATGCACTTTTCACAATTCTGTCTTCCAAAGAATGAAATGTGATAATGCATATTCTTCCACCAGGATTAAGCATCTCGATCATATCATCAAGCGATTCCCTTAAAACATCCAATTCTCTGTTCAACTCAATACGAATTGCCTGAAATGTTCTCTTTGATGGGTGTCCTGCTGTCTTTTGAAATTTCATTGGGATTGCATGACGAATAATCTCGTTAAGCTGTCCCGTTGTCTCAATCGGTGCTTTTTGACGCTCTATTACGATATGCTTTGCAATATTTTTCGCAAACTTGTCCTCTCCATAGTCACGAATCACCCTGAAAAGATCTGCTTCGCTATACGTATTCACGATTTCTCGTGCTGTCAGCTGCTGTCTTTGATCCATTCGCATATCTAACGGAGCATCTACTCGATAAGAAAATCCTCTTTCTGCAGTATCCAGCTGATATGACGATACTCCCAGATCGATCACAATACCATCAACTTTATCTACACCAATTTCATGAAGCCGTGACTTCATCTCACAATAATTGCTTCTTATTATTGTAACCTTCTCCCCAAAGTCACGTAATCTTTCGCTTGCAGCTTCTATTGCTGCTGCATCTTGATCTATACCTATAAATCTCCCCTGTTCGTTCAGACGACTGCAAACTTCAAATGCATGTCCACCTCCGCCTAACGTTCCGTCTACATAGATTCCGTCTGGTTTAATTGCCAGACCATCTACTGTTTCTTCAAGTAATACTGATTTGTGTTTAAATGCCATATCTTCCTCCATCTTTTCGCATTATATTACCAGCTCTTATGATCGCCGTTCGTCATAACCGTGCAAACACGCTCCTGACTCACTACTACTCATTATATCCTGATTCCAATTGCTTCCATTCGTTCTGCAATTGCATCCAAATCTTCTTCGCTGACCATACTGCGTTCTTCCCAAAGTCCTTTATCCCAGATTTCTACACGATCTTGAACTCCCACAAGAACAACGTCCTTTTCAAGATGTGCTGCTTTTCTGAGTGACGGCGGTACTAAAACTCTCCCTTGTTTATCGAAACTGCCCTCTGAAGCACTTCCAAAGAAATATCTCTTGAATATTCTGGCATCCTTATTCATCCGTGGTAAGGTTTCCAGTTCTGCTACAAATTTGTTCCACTCATCTTGAGAGTACACAAATAAACAACCTTCCAGTCCATTGCAGATTACAAAGCTATCGCCCAAATCTTCACGTAACTTGGCTGGTATAATCAATCGGCCTTTTTCATCTATGCTGTGATTAAACTCTCCTAGTAACATTAAGAACTCCTTTTTAGAATTTATGGGCTCCACTTTTCTCCCACTTTATTCCACAATTCACCACTTCCTACCACTTAGAACCATTGTAAACCACTTCCCACCCTTTTTCAACCCCTTATTTTGTGAAAAAATTAGAACTAAAAAAATCCACTGGACCTTTTTGTCGTATACACGGCAATAAAAAAAGACAGAAAAGATTTTTTTCTTCTCTGTCTCTTCTTTACTTCTTATCTTACTGAGAAATTGTTGATAAATAACTGTTAATCGCATCATAATTAACTGAAGCAACTTCTCTTTCCTGCTTTGACTCATATGTATCATATGCAGAATATCCTAACCATCCGACTAATGCCAAGCCTGCCAGCGACAATACACAGGTTCTTACAACACCCATAACTCTCTGTTTGCGGATATTCTTTTTTCTATTTGCTTTTTCCTGTTTATATCGATCTACTTTCTCCTGACTCATATAAACCTTCCTTTCATCTATTAAATCGCAACGATGATACCACCATCATTTGCATACATAGAACTTATTCCGGCTGTATCCACGATGATGCTCTTCTTTACTTCCATCTTCTCTAATAATATTTTTTCAAAATCTTTTGCTCTCTGTTCACAATTACAATGTGAAATTGCCAGCACTTTTTCTCTTGCATTCTCTGTTTCCTGTTCAACATAATCTGCCATCTTAACTAATGCCTTCTTCATTCCACGAGCCTGCGCTTTCTGACAAATCGTACCTTCCGGTGTTGATCCCATAACTGGTTTTATGTTCAATGCGCCTGCAACCAGTGCTTTGATTCCTGTTAATCTTCCATTCTTACGAAGTGTATCCAGATTCTCCAGTACAAAATAAGTATGCTGCCCTTCTATATAAGCTTCTACTGTATCGATCACTGTCTGAAAATCCATTCCGGCCTCTTCACACTCCTGAATCTTTAATGCGATCAATGTCTCACCTATGGATGCTGAACGAGAATTAAATACATAGATGTCTTTTTCTCCATACTCTTCAAAGTACAAATTTCTTCCTAACTGAGCACTGTTATAAGAACCACTGAGCTCTGCCGATAATGTAACTACATAAATATGATCTGCATCACAATTATACTTCGCCAGATATTGCTCCGGTGAAGGACAAGAAGACTTTGGACTTTCCGGACATTCAGCAACTTTCTTTAAAAAATCTGCCTGATCAAATGTCTCATCATCTATAATATGATATTCTCCCACCTGCATAGTCAATGCGGCTGATACGAACATTCCGCTCTGTTTCATCTCATCTGTCAGTTCTCCGCAACTGTCAACAATCACTCTATAACTCATTGTAGTTCCTCCCAAATCACACTGTGTGTGATAAATTTCTATCACATGTAGTTTTTAATACTACATTATAATATACCATACTTTTGAGTGATTGAAAAGAGCTTTTTCATTCCATTTTTGGAAACCCATCTTATTACGTTACTGTTCACAGTAACTGTGAACAGTAACCTTATTGCTTCAATTTAATTTTACGAGATATTCCAAGTGCAATTCCCATCTCTGTCATAAGAAACAAAATCGACGTACCTCCATAACTGATAAACGGTAATGTAACTCCCGTTGTCGGCATCATATTGGTCACTACGGCAATATTTAAAATAACCTGAAGCGAAATATGTGCAAAGATTCCACTTGCGACTAATGAACCATAGAGATCCGGCGCATTCTTTGCAATAAACATCAAGCGATATAAAAGTAGACCAAACAGTACGAGAACGACAATTACGCCGAACACGCCCAGCTCCTCGCATACAATTGTCAGAATCATATCATTTTGCACTTCGGGAATTACCCCCAGCTTTTGCGTACTATTTCCAAGACCTTTCCCAAAAAATCCACCGGATCCAATTGCATACAATCCCTGCATTACTTGAAATCCACCTTCATCTGCATGATTTTCCGGATCAAGCCAGGTGATTATTCGTCGCAGACGGAAGTTTTCACTACTTGAAATATTTGCCGAAAGATATGAAAGTCCAACCACAACAACTACAGCTCCTGCAGCAATCAGCTGCAAAAATGGTTTTATCTTAGGATGTGCAACAAAGATTAATATCCCGGTAATCCCCGCAACAATAATCGCTGTACTTAAGTTATCTGTCAGAACCATTACACCACCTGCTGCAACTGCTCCAACTACACAAACTCGTTCAATCCCTTTCTTTGACTGAATCTTAGGACCCAGCCTGCAGATTTCATAAGGGATTAACAAAATAACTGCAATTTTGGCAATTTCTGATGGCTGTAATGTCATCTTGCCGGGAAGCTGAAGCCATCTTCTTGATCCATATGCTTCTACTCCAAGAGGTGTTTTTACCAGCAGCATCAAAAACAAGGAAATATAATAAATCTGCCAGGAAAAAGCACCATACACATGATAGTCTAATTTTGATACAAACAACATAAAAGCAAAACTAACCGCACTTATAATTGCCTGCTTTGAAAAATAGAACATATCATTTCCAAAATCCGCATTTGCACTATATGCACTTGTACTATAAAGCATCACCAGTCCAAAACACATTAAGAAAACCAGAATCATTAATAAATCATAGTCAAAATATTGCGGATTCTGAACAAATAATTTAGACCATTGAAAGCTTTTCTTATTTGGTCTTACAGTTCCATTCTCCATATCAACATCCCCTGTTTATTCAAATCATCTTGCTGCCATTTCCGGATGAACCGGTTTGCCATGTTCAAAATATCTGTCATACCATACAAGGAAAATATAAACTGTCCAGATTTTTCTGCTATTGTCTGTTTTTTCATTTTTATTCTTTCCATTCTTATGGTCGTCTAACATTTTGATCAGAAGTTCTGTATTAAAGAATTTGTTTGCTGCTTCTGACTGAAACATCTCTTTTACTCGGTTATAATACTTATCCTCTTTTAGCCAAACACGCGTTGGAATTGGGAATCCCAGTTTTTTCTTTTCTGCTGTCTTACTGCGAATCACTTTTTCAGCTGCTCCTCGCAGTGCTACTTTGGTCTTTGGTGCACGTACTTTATAATCTAATGGCAATGTTTCTGCAAGCTCCAGTACTTTTTTATCCAAAAACGGAACACGGACCTCCAGAGAATTTGCCATTCCCATCTTATCACCTTTCATCAAAATATCATGAACCAACCAAAGATGCATATCAACATACTGCATTTTTGTCACCGGATCTTTTCCCTGTACACGTTCATACAATGGTTTTGTCACTTTTTGAATCTGAGGTTCACAGCCCTTCTTTAAAATTTTATTTGCTTCACGTTCCGTAAAAATATTCGTTGCATTTGCAAAATAACGCTCTTCTAAGGTTTTTCCATGACGCATTAAAAAGCCTCTTCCCTTTGTTCCTCTAGGCAGGCAGTATTCTGCAAATTTGCCAAGCGCTCTTCGAATCGGCATTGGAATCTTATTAAAGCTCGTATGTTCCAATGGTTCACAATAAATATTATAACCGCCAAACAGCTCGTCTGACCCTTCTCCCGAAAGCACAACCTTTACTTTTTTCGAAGCTTCCTCACTCAAGAAATATAATGCAATTGCTGCCGGATCTGCTACCGGCTCATCCATATAATACTGAATATCAGATAATTTATCCCAATATTCCTCCGGACTGATTACTTTTGCATCGTTTTGCATATTAATACTTGCAGCAAATTCTTTTGCATCCTGGATCTCGCTGTATTTTCCTTCATCAAAACCAACTGTAAATGTACGGTCAACCTGACCTAAATAGGTTAAATAACTGGAGTCTACACCACTTGAAAGATAGGAAGCAACTTCTACATCACTGATCTTATGCATCTCTACAGATTCTTTCATCACTGCTTCAATATCATCTACGATTTCTTCAAATGATTTTGTCGTATCTCCTGTAAAATTCGGTTCAAAATAACGTGTAATCTCCATCTTTTCATTTTCATAAGTAAAGTAATGTCCCGGCTGTAAGCAGAAAACACCTTTAAAAAATGTCTCATTTGTCGGAACAAACTGAAATGACAAATAATTTCCAAGTGCATCTTCATTAAAAATCTTATCAAATTTCGGATGCTCCATAAAAGATTTAATTTCTGAACCAAACATCAATGTTCCATTCATCTGTGCATAATACATTGGTTTAATCCCAAAAATATCTCTTGCCCCAAATAGTTTTTTTGTTTTTGTATCCCAGATTACAAACGCATACATACCTCTCAGACGTTCTACCAGGCTTTCTCCCCATTCTTCATAACCATGTATCAATGTCTCGGAATCTGTATTCGACACAAATACATGTCCTGCTTCCACTAATTCTTTTCTCAGTTCCTGATAATTGTAGATTTCCCCATTAAATACAAGTACCTTACTTCTGTCTTCGTTATATAATGGCTGGTCGCCAACTTCAGAAAGGTCGATAATACTCAGACGTCGAAACCCCAGCGCCGCATCTTCATCCACATATTTTCCTTCGCTGTCCGGTCCTCTGTGAATAATCGTATTCATCATATTTTCCAGAACCTCTTCACGATTTTCAACCTCTCCTACAAATCCTGCAAATCCACACATATAGTCTTTGTCTCCTTTTGTTGTATCCTGTTTGCTCGTTGTTCTTATTATTTTTACATATAATTCGTTCCTTATTATAGCTTTTTTTCTATCTAAAAACAACTTTTTTCTTTTTATGCCCTTATCTTCATTTCTTTTCACAAAACTTTTCATGAAAAAGAATACATTTTCTCCATGCAATAGGAAATTGTCTGTTCCACACTCAATCCATTTTCTATCGGTCTTTGTATAATAACTAATTTTGTGCCTGTTTTTTGCGCTGCTTCAATCTTTTCATCAAAGCCACCTGCTTTTCCCGATTCTTTTGTCACCAGATATGCTGCTTCTGTATAATGAAGCAAAGCAATATTCATTTCTGTTGAAAATGGTCCCTGCATAGCGATTAAATGTCTGCCTTCAAATCCTAGTTTGGCCGCATCTGTCATAGAGTTTTTTGTTGAAAGCACACGCGCATAACATCTGTCTTGATAATCCTTAAGCTGAGTATATTTTTGAAGTTCTTTTCCGCCTGTCGTAATTAATATGTTTCCTTTCGTCTCCTGCAAATAAGAAACTGCTTTATCGACATTCTCTGCCCAGACACAATTTTCATTTTCAAATGCTTCATTTTCCGCTTCTCTGACACAACGGATATATTTTATTTTTCCATTCTCGCATGCTTTCTGTATATTTTCTGTCACCACTCTTGCAAATGGATGGGTTGCATCGATCACAATATCTATCTTATATAGATTTAAAAATTCTTGAATTTCTTCACGATCCATTCTCCCTGCTATAATCTCAGCTTCGGACTGTTCTTCTGCACACACTTTTCCATACTCAGTTGCAACGCTGACATAAACCTTTGCCGGCAGTCTGCACACTGCTTTTGCGATTTGATTTCCTTCTGTTGTTCCGGAAAATATCAAAATCCTGCACATTTCCAATTCTTCTTTATCGTTCTTATCCACGCCAAAACCTGTTCTTTCTTAAAATAAAACTTCCATCTTTTTCTGTACAATAGCTACCGTCATACCATCCAATTTCAGTTTATCTAATATCATCCTTCCATCCGGGCAACAATATTTTGCAGCTCTCTCACATACATTATCCACACCGGTAACCGATGCCACAAATTCTGAACTACTACTAACACACTCTACTTTTTTCAGCTTTTCTACTGAATATGTCAAAAATGGAATTTGATAGTTCTCCGACAGTTTTTTTATCGCCGGTTCTTCTTTCTTTAGATCAATACTTGCAAACGCTAAAATTTCAGCCAAATCTATTTGAACTTGTGCTAATGCTAACTGAAGTCCTTTTTCTAATTTTATATAAGATATGTTTTTTCTACACCCAAGACCTATAACATATGTTTTCGCAAGCAAATATAATCTGTTCGATTTTTGATTTTCTTCTTTTTTTTGAGCTGTCACAATAATTCCATATTCAAATTTATCCAATTCTCTTTCTGATTCACAACACACGACTTCTTTCGGCACTTTCCCTTTGTAACCAAGTTCACTGTAAAATCCTATCTTTTTTTCTTCTAAAACAGCTGCCGAAATTTCTTTTGCCAGTTTTCTGTCTGTAATTTGCAGTCTGTTTTTCTTTGCAAACACATCTACTGCAAATTTCTTCTGTACATCTGTCGCTGTCGTAATAACCGGCATTGCACCCATACAGTTTTCTATCATGTGCGCAAGCTCTATTCCCCCTCCGACATGACCAGATAGGACTGGTATGCAATACTGTGCTTTTTCATCCATCACCAATACTGCAGAATCTGAATATTTATCTTTCACCCACGGAGCGATCAAACGCACTGCAATCCCTATTGCACCAATAAAAATAAAATCTTCTTTCCCCCATTTTTTCCCAATCCATAAAGACAAATATTCTGGCATGGGTTCTAAATCACACTCTACGGAAAAACGTTTTATCGTATATCCAATGCAATCATACTCTTGTTCTGTTAAATAGCTGCACAGCTCTTTATTTTTTTGACTTCCTTTTTTTGTAAAACTTAATACGTTAATTTTCTTATTCATCTCTGTATATATTCTGAAAATCCTCCTTTTGCATACCATATGCAAAAGGAGGGTTTATTGTAATCATTCTATATTTTACTTACTTTATAAACATCGCATCCCCGAACGAGAAAAAGCGATATCTTTCTTTTACTGCTTCTTCATAAGCTGCCATCACATGTTCTTTTCCGGCAAGTGCAGACACTAACATAATCAATGTTGATTCTGGAAGATGGAAATTTGTGATCAGGCAATCTAACATTTTAAATTTATATCCCGGATAAATAAATATTTCTGTCCATCCACTGCATGGCTTCAAATGACCGGTTTCATCTGCTGCTGACTCAATCGTACGACAGCTTGTTGTTCCTACACAAATAACACGCCCCGCTCCATCTTTGGCACGATTAATTTTTTCAGCTGCTTCTTCATCTACCTGATAAAATTCAGAATGCATATGATGTTCTGTGACATCTTCTACTTTTACCGGACGGAATGTTCCAAGCCCAACGTGTAAAGTCACACGTGCAATATCAACACCCTTTTCCTGAATTGCATCCAGAAGCTCTGCTGTGAAATGCAATCCTGCAGTCGGAGCTGCAGCAGACCCCTCGTTTTTTGCGTATACAGTATTATAACGATTACGATCCTGCAACTGATGTGTGATATATGGTGGCAGCGGCATCTCGCCAAGCTGATCCAGAACCTCTTCAAAAATTCCTTCATAATGGAATTTTATCAGTCGGTTTCCTTCCTCTACCACTTCGATAACTTCTCCAATCAGCAATCCGTTACCAAAGCTCACCTGTGCTCCGACTTTCATCTTTTTGCCAGGTTTTACAAGTGTCTCCCAAACGTCTTTTTCTTTACGTTTTAATAAGAGTACTTCTATCTTTGCTCCTGTACCAATCTTTTCACCGATCAGTCTCGCCGGAATTACCTTTGTATCATTAATCACGAGACAATCTCCCGGATTCAGATAATCAATAATTTCTTTAAATATATGATGCTCTGTCTTACCTGTTTCTTTATCTAATATAAGCAGGCGAGAACTAGAGCGATCCTCCAGAGGATCCTGAGCAATCAGTTCCTCTGGCAGATCATAATAAAAATCACTTGTTTTCAATGACTTGTCCCTTCTCTTTCTTATTTACGAAGTTCAATTCCCATTTCTTCCAATGCTTTTAAGATCTTGTTCATCGCTGTTGTAATATCAGCCTCTTCCAAAGTCTTATCTTTTGCACGGAACACAATTGAATATGCAACAGACTTAAATCCTTCTTTAATCTGAGCCCCTTCATACAAATCAAACAAAGCAAAACTTTCCAGATAATTTCCACCTTTTTTTGCAATAACATCTTCAATCTGTCCAACCAGGATTTCTTTTGGTACTACCATACTCAAATCACGGGAAACCGCAGGATATTTTGCAATACCTGTATATTTTCTGTCAAATGTTGCATATTCCAGAACAACTGGCATATCAATCACTGCGACATATGCTCTTTCTCCGATTCCATAAGTATCAGCAACATCCGGGTGAACTTCTCCCAAATATCCAACCACTTTTCCATCATACAAGATATTTGCCTGTCTTCCTGGATGCAGATAAGATTTTCCTGCATTTGGATCGTAGCTTTCACGTCCCTTCATTCCAATCTTCTCAAAGAACTCTTCTACAACACCTTTCATATTGAAGAAATCTCCATCCCCATACATACCAAGAGTAAACTGCATTCTTTCATCCGGGAGTTCTGTAAGTGGAAGCTTTTCTGGAATATAAACATTTCCAAGCTCATACAGACGTACATTTTTATTTCTTCTGTTATAGTTTGTAGCAAGTGAAGTTAACATTCCGTTAAGAGATGTTGTTCTCATAATGCTATAATCTTCACCAAGTGGATTCATAATCTCGATTGCCTGACGCAATGGTGAATCTGCCGGAAGTAATAATTTATCAAACACTTTCGGACTTTCAAATGAATATGACATTCCCTGGCTAAATCCACAGAATTCTGCAATATCTCTTGCGACCTGTTCTACTCTCAGTTTAAATGTCAGCTTACCTGTTGTTGCCTCTCCATTTGGAAGTGTTGTAGGAATGTTATCATATCCATAAAATCTTGCCACTTCTTCTGCAAGGTCTGCAAGACGGAATAAATCATGACGGAATGTAGGTGCGATCACTTCGTTTGTATCTGCATCATATTCCAAATCAATCTTCGCAAAATATGCCAGCATATCTTCTTTTGAAATGTCTGTTCCTAACATTCTGTTGATTCTATTTTCATCAAATGGTACACGAACAGGTTCTTTCTTCTTACTGTATACGTCAACTGTTCCGCCTACAACTTCTCCTGCGCCCAGTTCTTCAATCAACTGACATGCACGGTCAATTGCCGCTTTTGCATTGTTTGGATCCAGTCCTTTTTCAAATTTTCCTGAAGCATCTGTACGAAGTCCGACTCTCTTACTTGATTTACGAATGTTTACTCCATCAAAACATGCCGCTTCGAAAAGCATTGTCTTTACATCATCTGTGATCATTGAGTTTTCTCCACCCATGATACCCGCAATACCTACTGCCTTCTCGCCATCGCAAATCATAAGAACATCTTTATCCATCTGACGCTCCTGTCCGTCTAATGTAACAAACTTCTGTCCGTCTTCTGCATTTTTAACAACAATCTCATGACCTGCAAGTGTATCAAGATCATATGCATGCATCGGCTGGCCATACTCTTCCATCACATAGTTTGTGATATCTACAAGGTTATTAATCGGACGGATTCCAACTGATGCAAGTCTTCTCTGCATCCATTCTGGAGATGGTCCGATTTTAATATTTTTAACAACTCTTGCACAATAGCGTGAACAAAGCTCTGTATTTTCTACAGTTACCTTTACATAATCATTAACATCTTCCTGATTACCTGTCTCTGTTACAACCGGTGGTTTAAATTCTTTATTAAATGTCGCTGCTGCTTCTCTTGCGATACCAACAACACTGTAGCAATCTACACGATTTGATGTGATTTCGTACTCAAATACAACATCATGAAGTCCAAGTACTTCTACTGCATCTGCCCCAACTTCTACATCATCTTTGAAAATATAAATACCATTTTCCGGAGCTTCCGGATACATATCTTTTGTAGAACCAAGTTCCTCGATTGAACACATCATACCGAAGCTTTCTACTCCACGAAGTTTTCCTTTTTTGATTTTAATTCCGCCCTCTACTCTTTGTCCAGGCTCGTGACCTCCTGCAACGCGTCCTCCATCAAGAACTACCGGTACCTTTGCACCTTCAAATACATTATGGGCACCTGTTACAATCTGAATCTGCTCTGTTCCTACATTTACCTGACAGATTATCAGTTTATCTGCATCTGGATGCTTTTCAATCTTATCAATCTGACCTACAACAATCTTATCCAGATCTGCATCTAATTTTTCAAATCCCTCTACCTTTGTTCCTGATAAAGTCATTGCGTCTGTATATTCCTGCGCTGTGACATCCAAATCTGGCACATACGCTTTAATCCATGATAATGAAGTATTCATGTTTTAAATCTCCTTTTTATTATTTCATTATTCGCTTATTGTTCTGTTCGCCAAAAACAATTTTCCTCTTTATTTATGTTTGTTTTACCTGCCAACTAGAATTGTTTCAAGAAACGAATATCATTTTCATATA
This Ruminococcus hominis DNA region includes the following protein-coding sequences:
- a CDS encoding FtsW/RodA/SpoVE family cell cycle protein, with product MENGTVRPNKKSFQWSKLFVQNPQYFDYDLLMILVFLMCFGLVMLYSTSAYSANADFGNDMFYFSKQAIISAVSFAFMLFVSKLDYHVYGAFSWQIYYISLFLMLLVKTPLGVEAYGSRRWLQLPGKMTLQPSEIAKIAVILLIPYEICRLGPKIQSKKGIERVCVVGAVAAGGVMVLTDNLSTAIIVAGITGILIFVAHPKIKPFLQLIAAGAVVVVVGLSYLSANISSSENFRLRRIITWLDPENHADEGGFQVMQGLYAIGSGGFFGKGLGNSTQKLGVIPEVQNDMILTIVCEELGVFGVIVVLVLFGLLLYRLMFIAKNAPDLYGSLVASGIFAHISLQVILNIAVVTNMMPTTGVTLPFISYGGTSILFLMTEMGIALGISRKIKLKQ
- the asnB gene encoding asparagine synthase (glutamine-hydrolyzing); the protein is MCGFAGFVGEVENREEVLENMMNTIIHRGPDSEGKYVDEDAALGFRRLSIIDLSEVGDQPLYNEDRSKVLVFNGEIYNYQELRKELVEAGHVFVSNTDSETLIHGYEEWGESLVERLRGMYAFVIWDTKTKKLFGARDIFGIKPMYYAQMNGTLMFGSEIKSFMEHPKFDKIFNEDALGNYLSFQFVPTNETFFKGVFCLQPGHYFTYENEKMEITRYFEPNFTGDTTKSFEEIVDDIEAVMKESVEMHKISDVEVASYLSSGVDSSYLTYLGQVDRTFTVGFDEGKYSEIQDAKEFAASINMQNDAKVISPEEYWDKLSDIQYYMDEPVADPAAIALYFLSEEASKKVKVVLSGEGSDELFGGYNIYCEPLEHTSFNKIPMPIRRALGKFAEYCLPRGTKGRGFLMRHGKTLEERYFANATNIFTEREANKILKKGCEPQIQKVTKPLYERVQGKDPVTKMQYVDMHLWLVHDILMKGDKMGMANSLEVRVPFLDKKVLELAETLPLDYKVRAPKTKVALRGAAEKVIRSKTAEKKKLGFPIPTRVWLKEDKYYNRVKEMFQSEAANKFFNTELLIKMLDDHKNGKNKNEKTDNSRKIWTVYIFLVWYDRYFEHGKPVHPEMAAR
- the mraZ gene encoding division/cell wall cluster transcriptional repressor MraZ, with the translated sequence MLLGEFNHSIDEKGRLIIPAKLREDLGDSFVICNGLEGCLFVYSQDEWNKFVAELETLPRMNKDARIFKRYFFGSASEGSFDKQGRVLVPPSLRKAAHLEKDVVLVGVQDRVEIWDKGLWEERSMVSEEDLDAIAERMEAIGIRI
- a CDS encoding cobalt-precorrin 5A hydrolase gives rise to the protein MNKKINVLSFTKKGSQKNKELCSYLTEQEYDCIGYTIKRFSVECDLEPMPEYLSLWIGKKWGKEDFIFIGAIGIAVRLIAPWVKDKYSDSAVLVMDEKAQYCIPVLSGHVGGGIELAHMIENCMGAMPVITTATDVQKKFAVDVFAKKNRLQITDRKLAKEISAAVLEEKKIGFYSELGYKGKVPKEVVCCESERELDKFEYGIIVTAQKKEENQKSNRLYLLAKTYVIGLGCRKNISYIKLEKGLQLALAQVQIDLAEILAFASIDLKKEEPAIKKLSENYQIPFLTYSVEKLKKVECVSSSSEFVASVTGVDNVCERAAKYCCPDGRMILDKLKLDGMTVAIVQKKMEVLF
- the rsmH gene encoding 16S rRNA (cytosine(1402)-N(4))-methyltransferase RsmH; the protein is MAFKHKSVLLEETVDGLAIKPDGIYVDGTLGGGGHAFEVCSRLNEQGRFIGIDQDAAAIEAASERLRDFGEKVTIIRSNYCEMKSRLHEIGVDKVDGIVIDLGVSSYQLDTAERGFSYRVDAPLDMRMDQRQQLTAREIVNTYSEADLFRVIRDYGEDKFAKNIAKHIVIERQKAPIETTGQLNEIIRHAIPMKFQKTAGHPSKRTFQAIRIELNRELDVLRESLDDMIEMLNPGGRICIITFHSLEDRIVKSAFRKNENPCICPSHFPVCVCGNVSKGKVITRKPILPSEEELEYNSRSKSAKLRIFERC
- a CDS encoding DegV family protein, with amino-acid sequence MSYRVIVDSCGELTDEMKQSGMFVSAALTMQVGEYHIIDDETFDQADFLKKVAECPESPKSSCPSPEQYLAKYNCDADHIYVVTLSAELSGSYNSAQLGRNLYFEEYGEKDIYVFNSRSASIGETLIALKIQECEEAGMDFQTVIDTVEAYIEGQHTYFVLENLDTLRKNGRLTGIKALVAGALNIKPVMGSTPEGTICQKAQARGMKKALVKMADYVEQETENAREKVLAISHCNCEQRAKDFEKILLEKMEVKKSIIVDTAGISSMYANDGGIIVAI
- the queA gene encoding tRNA preQ1(34) S-adenosylmethionine ribosyltransferase-isomerase QueA; this translates as MKTSDFYYDLPEELIAQDPLEDRSSSRLLILDKETGKTEHHIFKEIIDYLNPGDCLVINDTKVIPARLIGEKIGTGAKIEVLLLKRKEKDVWETLVKPGKKMKVGAQVSFGNGLLIGEVIEVVEEGNRLIKFHYEGIFEEVLDQLGEMPLPPYITHQLQDRNRYNTVYAKNEGSAAAPTAGLHFTAELLDAIQEKGVDIARVTLHVGLGTFRPVKVEDVTEHHMHSEFYQVDEEAAEKINRAKDGAGRVICVGTTSCRTIESAADETGHLKPCSGWTEIFIYPGYKFKMLDCLITNFHLPESTLIMLVSALAGKEHVMAAYEEAVKERYRFFSFGDAMFIK
- the cobK gene encoding precorrin-6A reductase, translating into MDKNDKEELEMCRILIFSGTTEGNQIAKAVCRLPAKVYVSVATEYGKVCAEEQSEAEIIAGRMDREEIQEFLNLYKIDIVIDATHPFARVVTENIQKACENGKIKYIRCVREAENEAFENENCVWAENVDKAVSYLQETKGNILITTGGKELQKYTQLKDYQDRCYARVLSTKNSMTDAAKLGFEGRHLIAMQGPFSTEMNIALLHYTEAAYLVTKESGKAGGFDEKIEAAQKTGTKLVIIQRPIENGLSVEQTISYCMEKMYSFS